The Gemmata palustris genome includes a region encoding these proteins:
- a CDS encoding HEAT repeat domain-containing protein has translation MFKIDPKTPVKDLLPAPPKVAPVSGPALTDDLKKVVEVEFQAKPEKVSPEAKLAERTAHQIAKINHMNAKKTDAFMSAFLESRPDLAGLPFAMGDDCRVDGERAKYFAQAVSTVRQALGSGQVAATTVRGFGQTGGAGFVVTNFQPAQAPDVLTSVPPLQAVSAPQSFWQQYTTLCDQEDAARGRADKDATEHVTLARMAALAQMLAPEAPEIRLGLVKYLAGVSHIESSKSLARLVLFSPEDDVRAAAIAALKVRREKDYTDVLVKGLRYPFPAVAKRATEAITKLERTDLIPELLAVLDATDPRMPVTKEVAGKKSTVALEMVKVNHHRNCLMCHAPTGSGTPNPNAISAEVAIQGQPLPAPAEGYRQSTPELMIRLDVTYLRQDFSALLPVKEAHPWPEMQRFDFFVRERKLTEDEAETYRTQLAPKEAGVLSPYHKAALTALRDLTGKDAAPTAEAWKKLLGLATKPVVTRG, from the coding sequence GTGTTCAAGATCGATCCGAAAACGCCGGTCAAGGATCTGCTCCCGGCTCCGCCGAAGGTCGCACCGGTTAGCGGGCCGGCACTCACCGACGATCTGAAGAAGGTGGTCGAAGTCGAGTTCCAGGCGAAGCCGGAAAAGGTGTCGCCGGAGGCGAAGCTCGCCGAGCGAACCGCGCACCAGATCGCGAAGATCAACCACATGAACGCGAAGAAGACCGATGCGTTCATGTCCGCGTTCCTGGAGAGCCGGCCGGACCTCGCCGGGTTACCGTTCGCGATGGGCGATGATTGCCGCGTCGACGGCGAGCGCGCCAAATACTTCGCGCAGGCGGTGAGCACCGTGCGCCAGGCGCTCGGTTCCGGCCAAGTTGCGGCGACGACGGTCCGGGGTTTCGGTCAAACGGGTGGCGCCGGCTTCGTGGTGACGAACTTCCAGCCCGCACAGGCACCGGACGTGCTAACCAGCGTCCCGCCTCTGCAGGCCGTCAGCGCGCCGCAATCGTTCTGGCAGCAGTACACCACGCTCTGCGACCAAGAGGACGCGGCCCGCGGGCGCGCCGACAAGGACGCGACCGAACACGTCACGCTCGCGCGTATGGCCGCCCTCGCGCAGATGCTCGCACCCGAGGCGCCCGAGATTCGCCTGGGACTGGTGAAGTACCTCGCGGGCGTATCACACATCGAGTCGTCCAAGTCACTGGCCCGCCTGGTTCTCTTCTCCCCGGAAGACGACGTGCGCGCGGCCGCAATCGCGGCCCTCAAGGTACGCCGCGAGAAGGACTACACCGACGTGCTGGTGAAGGGGCTGCGCTACCCGTTCCCCGCGGTGGCCAAGCGCGCGACGGAGGCGATCACCAAGCTCGAGCGCACGGACCTCATTCCCGAACTGCTCGCGGTCCTCGACGCGACCGATCCGCGGATGCCCGTGACGAAAGAAGTGGCCGGAAAGAAGAGCACGGTGGCGCTCGAAATGGTGAAGGTGAACCACCACCGCAACTGCCTCATGTGTCACGCGCCGACCGGTTCCGGCACCCCGAACCCGAACGCGATTTCGGCCGAGGTCGCGATCCAGGGGCAACCGCTCCCGGCCCCGGCCGAGGGGTACCGCCAGTCCACGCCGGAACTGATGATCCGCCTGGACGTGACTTACTTGCGGCAGGACTTCTCCGCGCTGCTGCCGGTCAAGGAGGCGCACCCGTGGCCGGAGATGCAGCGGTTCGACTTCTTCGTTCGCGAGCGCAAGCTGACCGAGGACGAAGCCGAAACCTATCGCACCCAACTCGCGCCGAAGGAGGCGGGAGTGCTGTCACCGTACCACAAGGCCGCACTGACCGCGCTCCGCGATCTCACCGGCAAGGACGCGGCCCCGACCGCGGAGGCGTGGAAGAAGCTCCTCGGCCTCGCGACCAAACCTGTGGTAACGCGCGGGTGA